A genomic region of Anopheles coustani chromosome 3, idAnoCousDA_361_x.2, whole genome shotgun sequence contains the following coding sequences:
- the LOC131259354 gene encoding uncharacterized protein LOC131259354, whose product MKHQQVVPDYVAMVKTSGTCLCLVFSGWVLFKLVQAIFWLPGYLEKNQGRLYERVELRSGVSVRGGDEADRSTGEEKRSTVEDDRDYEEKESMQSLEEKGENDAIECETDSKKDK is encoded by the exons atgaagCACCAACAGGTGGTACCGGACTATGTGGCCATGGTGAAAACATCCGGGACGTGTCTCTGTTTGGTGTTTTCCGGCTGGGTGCTGTTCAA GCTTGTCCAGGCCATCTTCTGGCTGCCGGGCTATCTGGAGAAGAACCAGGGTCGGCTCTACGAACGGGTGGAGCTGCGATCGGGTGTTTCGGTACGTGGCGGAGACGAAGCGGATAGAAGCACaggcgaagaaaaacgatcAACCGTTGAAGATGATCGCGATTATGAGGAGAAAGAAAGTATGCAGAGTTTGGAGGAGAAAGGCGAGAACGATGCAATCGAGTGTGAGACTGATAGCAAGAAGGACAAGTAA
- the LOC131272551 gene encoding plastin-1 gives MASFRNAHKSLSVEERAEMKEKFEEIDTNKDGFIELKELKDALDQVGFKLPGYQIRQMIDEYTNKQRSQHLGKLSYDEFETLCMDLKARDVASTFKKVVSKKENLETLGGMSDSSAAGTTHSVRVEEQLAFSDWINSNLLHDPDTAHLLPLDPEGKQLYEKMKDGILLCKIVNHSCPDTIDERAINKKNLTVYTKFENLTLALVSSQAIGCNIVNIDAHDLAKGKPHLVLGLLWQIIRIGLFSHITLDSCPGLATLLSDGERLEDLMKLSPEAILLRWVNHHLERAGISRRCTNFQSDISDSEVYSYLLNQIAPKDAGVNLEALREQNAVNRAEVMLQQAAKLNCRSFVTPQDVVNGVYKLNLAFVANLFNNHPGLDQPEEIEGLESIEETREEKTYRNWMNSMGVKPHVNWLYSDLADGLIIFQLFDIIQPGIVQWKRVHQKFTPLRKFMEKLENCNYAVELGKQLKFSLVGIAGQDLSDGNATLTLALIWQLMRAYTLSILSRLANTGNPIIEKEIVQWVNSKLQNAGKRTSLKNFQDSAIADGKIIIDLIDAIKPGSINYDNVRDGGNPEENLENAKYAVSMARKIGARVYALPEDITEVKSKMLMTVFACLMAMDYVPNMDSVKPVATVTSPAPPQPYNNGVATPTTVPAAATAVASSPEPTKPVEIVEAPESTAVVTNGTNGNGALEEDETSATEQSQPEPPVVAAKQLPADPAVSETIVTPPATTTADTTATNEDEWAE, from the exons ATCGATACGAACAAAGATGGCTTCATCGAGCTGAAGGAATTGAAGGATGCCCTCGACCAGGTCGGCTTCAAGCTGCCCGGCTACCAGATCCGCCAGATGATCGACGAGTACACGAACAAGCAGCGCTCGCAGCACCTCGGCAAGCTGTCGTACGACGAGTTCGAGACGCTGTGCATGGACCTGAAGGCGCGCGATGTGGCCAGCACGTTCAAGAAGGTGGTCTCGAAGAAGGAGAACCTCGAGACGCTCGGTGGCATGTCGGACTCGTCGGCCGCCGGTACGACACACTCGGTGCGGGTCGAGGAGCAGCTCGCGTTCAGTGACTGGATCAACTCGAACCTGCTGCACGACCCGGACACGGCCCACCTGTTGCCGCTCGATCCGGAGGGCAAGCAGCTGTACGAGAAGATGAAGGACGGTATCCTGCTGTGCAAGATCGTCAACCACTCCTGCCCGGACACGATCGACGAGCGTGCGATCAACAAGAAGAACCTGACGGTGTACACCAAGTTCGAGAACCTGACGCTGGCGCTGGTGTCCTCGCAGGCGATCGGGTGCAATATCGTCAACATCGATGCGCACGATCTGGCCAAGGGTAAACCGCATCTGGTGCTTGGGCTGCTCTGGCAAATCATCCGTATTGGGCTGTTCAGCCACATCACGCTCGATAGCTGCCCGGGGCTGGCGACGCTACTGTCCGACGGTGAGCGCCTGGAAGACCTGATGAAGCTGTCCCCGGAGGCGATCCTGTTGCGCTGGGTTAACCATCATCTCGAGCGGGCCGGTATCTCACGACGCTGCACCAACTTCCAGAGTGACATCTCCGACTCCGAGGTGTACTCGTACCTGCTGAACCAGATTGCACCCAAGGATGCGGGCGTCAACTTGGAAGCACTGAGG GAACAAAACGCCGTCAACCGGGCCGAGGTGATGTTGCAGCAGGCGGCCAAGCTGAACTGCCGCTCGTTCGTCACCCCACAGGATGTCGTGAATGGCGTGTACAAGCTTAATTTGGCGTTCGTGGCGAACCTGTTCAACAACCATCCGGGGCTGGACCAACCGGAGGAGATCGAGGGCCTAGAATCGATCGAGGAAACACgcgaagaaaaaa CTTACCGCAACTGGATGAATTCGATGGGTGTCAAGCCACACGTCAACTGGCTGTACTCGGATCTGGCCGATGGGTTGATCATCTTCCAGCTGTTCGACATCATTCAGCCGGGCATCGTGCAGTGGAAGCGCGTGCACCAGAAGTTCACACCGTTGCGCAAGTTCATGGAAAAGCTGGAGAACTGCAACTACGCGGTCGAGCTGGGCAAGCAGCTGAAGTTTTCGCTGGTTGGAATTGCCGGACAGGATCTGAGCGATGGCAATGCGACGCTTACGCTCG CCCTCATCTGGCAGCTGATGAGAGCGTACACCCTCTCGATTCTGTCCCGGCTGGCGAACACCGGCAATCCGATCATTGAAAAGGAGATCGTCCAGTGGGTGAACTCGAAGCTGCAGAATGCCGGCAAGCGGACGAGCCTGAAAAACTTCCAGGATTCGGCGATTGCCGATGGTAAGATCATCATCGATTTGATTGATGCGATCAAACCGGGCAGCATCAACTACGATAACGTGCGCGACGGTGGCAACCCGGAGGAGAACCTCGAGAACGCCAAGTACGCCGTCTCGATGGCTCGTAAGATCGGTGCGCGCGTGTACGCACTGCCGGAGGACATTACCGAGGTGAAGTCGAAGATGCTGATGACCGTCTTCGCGTGCCTGATGGCGATGGACTACGTGCCGAACATGGACAGCGTGAAACCGGTGGCAACCGTCACGTCGCCCGCTCCACCGCAGCCTTACAACAACGGGGTGGCCACTCCTACTACGGTTCCCGCTGCTGCCACCGCCGTTGCGTCTTCGCCCGAGCCAACGAAACCGGTGGAAATTGTGGAAGCTCCGGAAAGTACCGCCGTCGTTACCAACGGCACCAACGGTAACGGTGCATTAGAGGAGGACGAAACGTCCGCGACGGAGCAGAGCCAGCCTGAACCGCCCGTGGTGGCCGCCAAGCAGCTACCAGCGGATCCGGCCGTCAGTGAAACGATAGTGACGCCACCGGCAACAACGACCGCCGATACCACCGCTACCAACGAGGACGAGTGGGCCGAATGA